A window of the Rickettsia felis URRWXCal2 genome harbors these coding sequences:
- a CDS encoding Lysozyme encodes MRQKLNRGEYLNAVGEMLRWVKAKGGVKLQGLVKRRAIERSLFLSEAGTASIANEIAVTSNVVTDYLK; translated from the coding sequence TTGCGGCAAAAACTTAATAGAGGCGAATACCTAAACGCTGTCGGTGAAATGCTTAGATGGGTAAAAGCTAAAGGCGGTGTTAAGCTGCAAGGCTTGGTGAAACGTAGGGCTATAGAGCGGTCTTTGTTTTTAAGCGAAGCAGGTACAGCCTCAATTGCTAATGAGATTGCTGTCACTTCAAATGTAGTAACTGATTATTTAAAATAA
- a CDS encoding Transposase, translating into MIFLGYPEEIRKIIYTTNAVESVNSQLRKITKNKRVFPNDNAVFKSLYLAIDYMTKKWSMSIPNWNKAMAHFLIKFDERI; encoded by the coding sequence ATGATTTTCTTAGGATACCCTGAAGAAATACGGAAAATAATTTATACAACAAATGCTGTGGAATCTGTTAATAGTCAACTCCGAAAAATCACAAAAAATAAACGTGTTTTTCCAAATGATAATGCTGTTTTTAAAAGCTTATATTTGGCAATTGATTACATGACCAAAAAATGGTCCATGTCCATACCAAATTGGAACAAGGCTATGGCTCATTTTTTAATAAAATTTGACGAAAGAATCTAG
- a CDS encoding Transposase, producing MCKFLKGCIEENITKREITMTQKQNAAMEQAIDLLINNDTDVSILFREDGLLKEITKRLVERALQSEMNNHLGYSKYNQSDAQNSRNGYNTKNLITKNGAVEIEVPRDRNSSFAPSLVAKRQRRLDGFDDKVLSLYAKGMSLSDIKLQLQELYGADVSESLISQITDDIIEDVKLWQSRPLDPVYAIVFFDCLIVKVRQDKRIINKSVYVALGIDLEGRKDILGLWISENEGAKFWLGNFTEMKNRGIQDILIACSDNLNGMSEAIGAVFPKTEHQLCIVHQIRNSLRYVSYKDRKELAGDLKPIYTLAQKKKHFPL from the coding sequence GTGTGTAAATTTCTCAAAGGTTGTATAGAAGAAAATATAACAAAAAGAGAAATTACAATGACACAGAAACAAAATGCTGCAATGGAACAAGCGATAGATTTATTGATCAATAATGATACAGATGTATCAATATTATTCAGGGAAGATGGTTTATTAAAAGAAATAACCAAGCGTCTTGTAGAGAGAGCTCTACAGTCTGAGATGAATAATCATTTAGGATATAGCAAGTACAATCAAAGTGATGCTCAGAATTCACGTAATGGTTATAACACAAAGAATCTGATTACAAAGAATGGTGCTGTTGAGATTGAAGTGCCAAGAGATAGAAATAGCAGTTTTGCACCATCATTAGTAGCAAAGCGTCAAAGAAGGCTTGATGGTTTTGATGATAAAGTACTATCTTTGTATGCTAAAGGTATGAGTTTATCAGATATAAAATTACAGCTTCAGGAGTTATATGGAGCTGATGTAAGCGAGAGTTTAATTAGCCAAATCACAGATGATATAATAGAGGATGTTAAGCTATGGCAAAGCCGTCCATTAGATCCAGTATATGCTATAGTATTTTTTGATTGTTTAATAGTAAAAGTACGTCAGGATAAACGGATTATCAATAAATCGGTATATGTTGCATTAGGTATTGATTTAGAAGGGCGGAAAGATATTTTGGGATTATGGATCAGTGAGAATGAAGGGGCTAAATTTTGGCTTGGAAATTTTACTGAGATGAAAAATAGAGGTATACAAGACATACTGATAGCATGTAGCGATAACCTTAATGGTATGTCTGAAGCTATAGGTGCTGTTTTTCCAAAGACGGAGCATCAATTATGTATTGTACATCAAATTAGAAATAGTTTACGATATGTATCATATAAGGACCGGAAAGAGCTTGCTGGTGATTTAAAACCTATTTATACACTAGCACAGAAAAAGAAGCACTTTCCGCTTTAG
- a CDS encoding Transposase — MIFLGYPEEIRKIIYTTNAVESVNSQLRKITKNKRVFPNDNAVFKSLYLAIDYMTKKWSMPIPNWNKAMAHFLIKFDERI, encoded by the coding sequence ATGATTTTCTTAGGATACCCTGAAGAAATACGGAAAATAATTTATACAACAAATGCTGTGGAATCTGTTAATAGTCAACTCCGAAAAATCACAAAAAATAAACGTGTTTTTCCAAATGATAATGCTGTTTTTAAAAGCTTATATTTGGCAATTGATTACATGACCAAAAAATGGTCCATGCCCATACCAAATTGGAACAAGGCTATGGCTCATTTTTTAATAAAATTTGACGAAAGAATCTAG
- a CDS encoding Phage-related lysozyme (Muraminidase), whose product MIEPNESIGNRINKQQAEELIEKDIRKAQMLLHRHCVVPLTENQQATLISVIFNFGGGKFQASTLW is encoded by the coding sequence GTGATAGAGCCGAACGAATCTATAGGAAACCGTATTAATAAGCAGCAAGCCGAAGAGTTAATTGAGAAAGACATACGCAAAGCTCAAATGCTATTGCATAGACATTGCGTAGTCCCATTGACCGAAAATCAACAAGCCACCTTAATCTCGGTTATCTTCAACTTTGGAGGCGGGAAGTTTCAAGCATCAACATTGTGGTAA
- a CDS encoding Ankyrin repeat has product MTQLLNRSLIMLLKSNIIVQDVQSYVVQFGFEAILKEAISFDKVDVVKSLNKLRAVSTTELFLASSNNALKVAEWLVETKKANVNMCSEIFKDTPLNSAARHGSYKVAEYLIAKGAAVNGYEGALLGPPLYEAVSGKYLNVAKLLLEKGAAVDQRKSGETPLHAVAKNVRYTSKDIKDDEIYKLLVSYGADTNAKVEFRRVGFSIYDGKTVSEIAEFKVALAGESE; this is encoded by the coding sequence ATGACACAACTATTAAATCGCAGTTTAATTATGCTGCTAAAGTCAAATATAATAGTGCAAGATGTACAGTCTTATGTAGTTCAATTTGGGTTTGAAGCTATTTTAAAAGAAGCTATATCTTTTGATAAAGTGGATGTAGTAAAGAGTTTAAATAAATTACGTGCAGTATCTACTACTGAATTATTTTTAGCATCTTCAAATAATGCACTAAAAGTTGCTGAGTGGCTAGTTGAAACAAAAAAAGCAAATGTTAATATGTGTAGTGAGATTTTTAAGGATACTCCTTTAAATTCAGCTGCACGTCACGGAAGTTATAAAGTGGCAGAATATCTAATAGCAAAAGGAGCTGCAGTAAACGGTTACGAGGGAGCTTTGCTAGGACCGCCTTTATATGAAGCTGTAAGCGGTAAGTACTTGAATGTAGCAAAACTATTACTTGAGAAAGGAGCTGCGGTTGATCAAAGAAAATCCGGAGAAACACCTTTACATGCGGTTGCTAAAAACGTTCGATATACTTCTAAAGATATTAAGGATGATGAAATATATAAACTGTTAGTATCATATGGTGCTGATACCAACGCAAAAGTAGAATTTAGAAGAGTAGGGTTTAGTATATATGACGGAAAAACGGTATCAGAAATAGCAGAATTTAAAGTAGCATTAGCCGGTGAAAGTGAATAA